From Pseudomonadota bacterium, a single genomic window includes:
- a CDS encoding patatin-like phospholipase family protein — MTAGKVAIHATDGADLALVLSGGGARGAYQVGFLRALAEHRPGLQIPIVTGVSAGAINAAYLASQVAEFRDKAETLGRLWSGLTTDQIFRVDIASLARNVLCWGARLFMGQASRHIQARSLVDTSPLCAMLDHLLQPVHRQLPGIAQNLVHGGLKAVAVTASSYSTGQSVTWVQGDPPAPAHGQRKFMRCKLRIDHILASAALPLLFPAVRINRRWFGDGGIRMTAPLAPAVHLGAEKILAISTRYARSPYEQERPQIDAYPPPAQVVGALFNAIFLDLFDNDAVRLQYVNDLIRKIPESDRGGLRVIKLLVLRPSRDLGQLASRYESALPRSFRFMTRGLGTQETRANDILSLLLFHPDYLGRVMELGYQDAHARRDEIEAFLIS, encoded by the coding sequence ATGACGGCAGGAAAGGTCGCGATTCATGCAACGGACGGCGCTGATCTGGCGCTGGTCCTGAGCGGCGGGGGGGCGCGCGGTGCCTACCAGGTAGGGTTCTTGCGCGCCCTGGCCGAGCATCGTCCCGGGCTCCAGATCCCGATCGTGACCGGGGTTTCGGCAGGGGCCATCAACGCCGCCTATCTGGCCAGCCAGGTGGCTGAGTTTCGGGACAAGGCCGAAACGCTCGGGCGCCTGTGGTCGGGGCTGACCACCGATCAGATCTTCCGGGTCGATATCGCGTCGCTGGCCCGTAATGTCTTGTGCTGGGGGGCACGGCTCTTCATGGGCCAGGCCTCCCGCCACATCCAGGCGCGCAGCCTGGTCGATACCTCACCGCTCTGCGCCATGCTGGACCATCTGCTGCAACCGGTCCACCGGCAGCTCCCGGGCATCGCCCAGAACCTGGTTCACGGGGGACTCAAGGCCGTCGCGGTCACGGCCTCCAGCTATTCGACCGGCCAGTCCGTCACCTGGGTGCAGGGCGACCCCCCCGCACCGGCGCACGGCCAACGCAAGTTCATGCGTTGCAAGCTGCGCATCGACCATATCCTGGCCTCGGCCGCTCTGCCGCTGTTGTTCCCCGCGGTACGCATCAACCGCCGCTGGTTCGGCGACGGCGGCATCCGCATGACCGCGCCGCTCGCGCCCGCGGTGCACCTCGGGGCCGAAAAGATCCTCGCCATCTCGACGCGTTACGCCCGCAGCCCCTACGAGCAGGAGCGCCCGCAGATCGATGCCTATCCGCCTCCGGCGCAGGTGGTCGGAGCGCTTTTCAACGCCATCTTCCTCGACCTCTTCGACAACGACGCCGTGCGGTTGCAATACGTGAACGATCTAATCAGAAAGATCCCGGAGTCCGATCGCGGCGGGCTCAGGGTGATCAAGCTGCTGGTGCTGAGGCCCTCACGCGACCTGGGTCAACTCGCGAGCCGCTACGAATCGGCCTTACCGCGCAGCTTCCGGTTCATGACCCGCGGGCTCGGTACCCAGGAAACCCGGGCCAACGACATCCTGAGCCTGCTCCTGTTCCACCCCGATTATCTCGGGCGGGTCATGGAGCTCGGCTACCAGGATGCCCACGCGCGCCGGGACGAGATCGAGGCCTTCTTGATCTCCTAG